From a single Bacillus pseudomycoides DSM 12442 genomic region:
- a CDS encoding ArsR/SmtB family transcription factor, whose amino-acid sequence MEVLNLTSRKKETYDVQIKYSLLFECALGIAAITHKRLIDTLEKSQSEWEEIRQSLSAEMIEHLRFVEKHNTWKALLQLLYREDFMNLSEFIQYINSLSEEELKYICIPFVGYTYQEKRRKAANGEMKAVQDLKELTSSNPFFPAYIDFICKADIKMLKEHFIAVMTGWYEAIIEPEAEKLSLILKQDYETKCKMNEKMNAEEFVEWATGGVTYSPEPSVHHVLLIPQYTYRPWNIEADIEDTKIFHYPIANESIHPEDPYQPSYFLVHKHKALGDEARLRIVKLLFEKDRTLQEITEQLNLGKSTIHHHLKILRSAKLVDIQDAKYILKKKALEAISKELEFYLNH is encoded by the coding sequence ATGGAAGTATTGAATTTGACAAGTAGAAAAAAGGAGACATATGACGTTCAAATCAAGTATTCATTACTGTTTGAGTGTGCGCTCGGGATTGCGGCGATCACTCATAAAAGGCTGATTGATACGTTAGAAAAATCTCAAAGTGAGTGGGAGGAGATAAGACAATCATTATCAGCGGAAATGATAGAGCATTTACGTTTCGTAGAGAAACATAACACGTGGAAAGCGTTGTTACAGCTATTATATCGAGAGGATTTTATGAATTTATCTGAGTTTATTCAGTATATTAACTCGCTATCAGAGGAGGAACTAAAGTATATATGCATTCCATTTGTCGGCTATACATATCAAGAAAAAAGAAGGAAGGCAGCAAATGGAGAGATGAAAGCAGTTCAGGACTTAAAAGAGTTAACAAGTAGCAATCCATTTTTTCCTGCTTATATTGATTTCATCTGTAAAGCGGATATAAAAATGCTTAAAGAGCATTTCATTGCAGTGATGACAGGCTGGTATGAAGCTATTATTGAACCGGAAGCAGAAAAGCTATCACTTATACTAAAACAAGACTATGAAACGAAATGTAAAATGAACGAAAAGATGAATGCCGAAGAATTTGTTGAATGGGCAACAGGCGGTGTTACCTATTCTCCAGAGCCAAGTGTACATCATGTTCTTCTTATTCCACAATACACGTATCGACCTTGGAATATCGAAGCAGATATAGAAGATACAAAAATATTTCATTATCCAATCGCAAATGAAAGTATACATCCAGAAGATCCATATCAGCCAAGTTATTTTTTAGTTCATAAACATAAGGCTTTAGGTGATGAAGCAAGATTGAGAATTGTAAAATTGTTATTTGAAAAAGATCGTACATTGCAGGAGATAACGGAACAATTAAATCTTGGGAAGTCAACAATTCATCATCATTTGAAAATTTTAAGATCTGCGAAGTTAGTTGATATTCAAGATGCAAAGTATATTTTGAAAAAGAAAGCATTAGAGGCTATATCGAAAGAGTTGGAATTCTATTTAAATCATTAA
- a CDS encoding kinase: MNSNELVKVIAENTSNRFILGIDGLSRSGKTTLVKQLEDELKQKDIPFHIFHIDDHIVERSKRYNTKHEEWYEYYQLQWDVEWLQQHLFHKLRMANQLNIPFYDHQTDFCEMRELIIPNPCVIVIEGIFLQRKEWREYFDYMVYLDCPREQRFLRENEETQKNLLKFEHRYWKAEDFYLKTEFPKQNANLVIK; the protein is encoded by the coding sequence ATGAATTCAAACGAATTAGTAAAAGTGATTGCTGAAAATACAAGTAATCGTTTTATTCTAGGTATAGATGGTCTGAGTCGTTCGGGAAAAACAACATTAGTCAAGCAGCTAGAAGACGAATTGAAACAAAAAGATATTCCATTTCATATTTTTCATATTGATGATCATATTGTGGAGCGTAGCAAGCGCTATAATACGAAACATGAAGAATGGTATGAGTATTATCAACTACAATGGGATGTTGAATGGTTGCAACAGCATTTGTTTCATAAATTAAGAATGGCAAATCAGCTAAACATTCCGTTCTATGATCATCAAACGGATTTCTGTGAAATGAGAGAGCTAATCATACCTAATCCTTGTGTGATTGTAATTGAAGGAATATTTCTTCAGCGTAAAGAGTGGCGAGAATACTTTGATTACATGGTGTATTTGGATTGCCCAAGGGAACAAAGGTTTCTTCGTGAAAATGAAGAAACACAAAAGAATCTCCTAAAGTTTGAACATAGATATTGGAAAGCCGAGGATTTTTATTTGAAAACGGAATTTCCGAAGCAAAATGCTAATTTAGTTATAAAATGA
- a CDS encoding GNAT family N-acetyltransferase, whose amino-acid sequence MGFPILETERLKLRELTLLDAETMFYYFEKASVIRYFGMDSFQNTEQVKNTIQTFRKRYEEGNVLRWGIELKGTNQLIGTFGFHLINPNHKRAEIGYELDDTYWGKGYASEALQAILTYGFETLQLIRIAAVVYTENEASHRLLKRAGFQEEGLLRKYMIQNGVAHDTVIYSLLEEEWKR is encoded by the coding sequence ATGGGATTTCCAATCTTAGAAACTGAGCGTTTAAAATTACGGGAATTAACATTATTAGACGCTGAAACAATGTTTTATTATTTTGAGAAGGCATCTGTTATCCGTTACTTTGGTATGGACTCTTTTCAAAATACGGAACAAGTGAAAAATACGATTCAAACTTTTAGAAAAAGGTATGAAGAGGGAAATGTTTTACGCTGGGGGATAGAGCTAAAAGGAACAAATCAATTAATTGGTACATTTGGATTTCATTTAATCAATCCAAATCATAAGAGAGCCGAAATTGGCTATGAATTAGATGATACGTATTGGGGAAAAGGGTATGCATCTGAGGCTTTACAGGCAATTCTTACATATGGATTTGAAACACTACAGCTAATAAGGATTGCAGCAGTTGTTTATACAGAAAATGAGGCTTCACATCGATTACTGAAAAGAGCTGGTTTTCAGGAAGAAGGATTACTTCGAAAATATATGATTCAAAATGGTGTAGCTCATGATACTGTAATCTATTCATTATTAGAAGAAGAGTGGAAAAGATAA
- a CDS encoding VOC family protein, with translation MNLKMKYVILYVERYEECLRFYKDLLCLPIKGEHGTYIEFDTGATILAMNSREDVRELTGLSIPKGESESSNFEIGFVVEDVNETISGLREEGVKVLVEPITKPWGQTIAYVSDPDGNYIEICNSLE, from the coding sequence ATGAACTTAAAAATGAAATATGTCATTTTATATGTGGAGCGATATGAAGAATGTCTTCGGTTTTATAAAGATCTTTTATGCTTACCGATAAAAGGCGAACATGGTACATACATTGAGTTTGATACCGGAGCAACAATTTTAGCGATGAATAGTAGAGAGGATGTACGAGAGTTAACGGGATTATCAATTCCAAAGGGTGAATCAGAATCCTCTAATTTTGAAATTGGATTTGTTGTGGAGGATGTTAACGAAACGATTTCGGGATTAAGAGAAGAAGGTGTAAAAGTATTAGTGGAGCCAATAACGAAACCATGGGGGCAAACCATTGCTTATGTGTCTGATCCAGATGGTAATTACATAGAAATTTGTAACTCATTAGAGTAG
- a CDS encoding VWA domain-containing protein: MQRVYKLTLICIIFIFCNACGTQTETTKTENKNVSQKESKKIDNEKQVVHSIPVTFEEMTKYPNGKYNGKYKVGLLDISKESEPIMKEVAHDTEENVKSADLKNKSNSEQADLYVHTMYSLLKQEIIPFDKMPLQILGIGRVEDEEKKSNGTKGEQKNKEDRGNYNIEILLDASGSMAGKIDGKMKMDIAKEAIQQFVSDLPEAVNVSLRVYGHKGSNDEKDKTASCGAIENVYTLQKYNQTTLRQSLDGFQPVGWTPLAEAIKRSTETFQSAKANDKNIMYVVSDGVETCGGNPVEEAQKVSNSNIKPIMNIIGFQVDHEAEKQLKEIAEVSKGKYVLANNAKELQDQFKETGKDITSRRLKAGGAQVDLNMASVSDKMKLDEYERKTKENIRSVQIAMKHTVTILHKDEKMSQQLADEIEKRINDLTEKQDKQVEMAYSHFQEKIKKHYEEMSRSIKSE; encoded by the coding sequence GTGCAAAGGGTATATAAACTGACATTGATATGTATCATTTTTATCTTTTGTAATGCTTGTGGTACACAAACAGAAACAACGAAAACAGAGAACAAGAATGTAAGCCAGAAAGAAAGTAAGAAAATAGATAATGAAAAACAGGTTGTTCATTCTATTCCTGTTACATTTGAAGAAATGACGAAATATCCGAATGGAAAATATAACGGGAAGTATAAAGTGGGGTTATTGGACATATCGAAAGAATCGGAACCGATTATGAAAGAGGTAGCTCATGATACGGAAGAGAATGTAAAATCTGCCGATTTGAAGAATAAATCTAATAGTGAGCAAGCGGACTTATATGTACATACGATGTATAGCTTGTTAAAACAGGAGATTATACCATTTGATAAAATGCCATTACAAATTTTAGGAATAGGCAGAGTTGAGGATGAAGAAAAGAAAAGCAATGGAACAAAGGGAGAGCAAAAAAATAAAGAGGACAGGGGAAACTATAATATTGAAATACTATTAGATGCTAGTGGGAGTATGGCTGGTAAAATCGATGGAAAAATGAAGATGGATATTGCAAAAGAGGCAATTCAGCAATTTGTTTCTGATTTACCAGAGGCTGTTAATGTTTCGTTACGAGTATATGGACATAAAGGATCAAATGATGAGAAGGATAAAACGGCTTCATGCGGAGCAATTGAAAATGTATATACTTTACAAAAGTATAATCAAACAACGCTCCGTCAATCATTAGATGGGTTTCAGCCGGTAGGGTGGACACCGCTCGCTGAAGCAATTAAAAGATCTACAGAAACGTTCCAATCTGCAAAAGCAAATGATAAAAATATAATGTATGTTGTAAGTGATGGAGTGGAAACATGTGGAGGAAATCCAGTTGAAGAGGCTCAGAAAGTTTCGAATTCAAACATAAAACCTATTATGAATATTATTGGATTTCAAGTAGATCATGAAGCAGAAAAACAATTAAAAGAGATCGCGGAAGTAAGTAAGGGGAAATACGTACTAGCAAATAATGCAAAAGAGTTACAAGATCAGTTTAAAGAAACAGGAAAAGATATTACGAGTCGTAGATTAAAGGCTGGTGGAGCTCAAGTAGATTTAAATATGGCTAGCGTCAGTGATAAAATGAAACTTGATGAATATGAACGGAAAACGAAAGAAAATATAAGAAGCGTTCAGATTGCTATGAAGCATACAGTTACAATTCTACATAAAGACGAAAAAATGAGTCAACAATTAGCTGATGAAATAGAGAAAAGGATAAACGATTTAACTGAGAAGCAGGATAAACAAGTGGAAATGGCATATAGTCACTTCCAAGAAAAAATAAAAAAGCATTATGAAGAGATGAGTAGGTCGATTAAAAGCGAGTAA
- a CDS encoding DUF2812 domain-containing protein: MEIKKTLKFFAAWNLEKEEAYLRKMHQKGWAFQNYNFMYTFKKTEPKDVVYKADFKLDNRNSQMNQKEYIEIYEMSGWKHVTSFTKWHYFSKEVTDDNELPDIYSEKETKIEKLMDLMRFFGIIFVIEMLGMYLNYLGPSAANSPIWIKLVVGLCGCINVYVFVRLFWKIRKFKKEVL; encoded by the coding sequence ATGGAAATAAAGAAAACATTAAAATTTTTTGCGGCGTGGAACCTAGAAAAAGAAGAGGCGTATTTAAGAAAAATGCACCAAAAGGGCTGGGCATTCCAAAACTACAATTTTATGTACACATTTAAGAAAACGGAGCCGAAGGATGTTGTTTATAAAGCCGATTTCAAACTAGATAATCGAAACTCACAAATGAATCAAAAAGAATACATTGAAATATATGAGATGTCTGGCTGGAAGCATGTCACAAGCTTTACGAAATGGCACTATTTTTCTAAAGAAGTAACGGATGATAATGAATTACCTGATATTTATTCGGAAAAAGAAACAAAGATTGAAAAGCTTATGGATTTAATGAGATTTTTTGGAATTATCTTTGTCATTGAGATGCTAGGGATGTATTTGAATTACTTAGGACCTTCAGCAGCCAATAGTCCCATTTGGATAAAACTTGTGGTGGGGCTTTGCGGGTGTATAAATGTGTATGTATTTGTAAGGTTATTTTGGAAGATACGAAAATTTAAAAAAGAGGTTTTGTGA
- a CDS encoding PadR family transcriptional regulator has translation MSVKAQKYIPLTEATYYILLSLVKPMHGYGIMQMVEEMTNGEVKLGPGTLYGNTTKLLKEKLIVEVASTDRKKCYVLTPLGRDVLELEFKRLQRSVQNGENILGE, from the coding sequence ATGAGTGTGAAAGCGCAGAAATATATTCCATTAACAGAGGCGACGTATTATATTTTGTTGTCATTAGTAAAGCCTATGCATGGTTATGGGATTATGCAGATGGTGGAAGAAATGACAAATGGGGAAGTAAAGCTCGGGCCTGGTACGTTATATGGGAACACGACAAAGTTATTGAAAGAAAAACTAATTGTAGAAGTAGCGTCTACAGATAGAAAGAAGTGTTACGTTTTAACTCCGTTAGGTAGAGACGTGTTAGAACTTGAATTTAAAAGGTTACAACGTTCTGTTCAAAATGGGGAAAATATTCTAGGGGAGTGA